In one Pseudomonas sp. 31-12 genomic region, the following are encoded:
- the flhA gene encoding flagellar biosynthesis protein FlhA, which yields MDRSQLFNTARTNVADLSRGNLGVPLLLLVMLAMMMLPIPPFLLDVFFTFNIALSIVVLLVCVYALRPLDFAVFPTILLVATLLRLALNVASTRVVMLHGQDGHASAGKVIQAFGEVVIGGNYVVGIVVFAILMIINFVVVTKGAGRISEVSARFTLDAMPGKQMAIDADLNAGLIDQNQAKLRRVEVAQEAEFYGSMDGASKFVRGDAIAGLLILFINLIGGMAVGIFQHGMTFGDAGRVYALLTIGDGLVAQLPSLLLSTAAAIMVTRASGSEDMGKQINRQMFASPKALAVAAGLMAVMGLVPGMPHFSFLSMAALAAGGAYLFWKKQNVVKVQALQEVKRQQELLPSPARAMETKELGWDDVTPIDMIGLEVGYRLIPLVDRNQGGQLLARIKGVRKKLSQDLGFLMPTVHIRDNLDLAPSAYRLTLMGVILAEAEIYPDRELAINPGQVYGTLNGITAKDPAFGLEAVWIEISQRAQAQSLGYTVVDASTVVATHLNQILYKHSSELIGHEEVQQLMQLLAKSSPKLAEELVPGVVSLSQLLKVLQALLAEQVPVRDIRSIAEAIANNAAKSQDTAALVAAVRVGVSRAIVQSIVGTDSELPVITLEPRLEQILLNSLQKAGQGSEEGVLLEPSMAEKLQRSLIDAAQRQEMQGQPVILLVAGPVRAMLSRFGRLAVPGLHVLAYQEIPDNKQVTIVATVGPNG from the coding sequence GTGGATCGCTCTCAGTTATTCAACACTGCCCGCACAAACGTTGCCGACTTGAGTCGGGGCAACCTGGGTGTGCCGTTGTTGCTGCTGGTCATGCTGGCAATGATGATGTTGCCGATCCCGCCGTTCCTGCTGGACGTGTTTTTCACGTTCAACATCGCGTTGTCGATCGTCGTCCTGCTGGTTTGCGTCTACGCCTTGCGGCCGCTGGATTTCGCAGTGTTCCCGACCATTCTGCTGGTGGCGACGCTGTTGCGACTGGCGCTGAACGTGGCTTCCACCCGGGTGGTGATGCTTCACGGACAGGACGGTCACGCTTCCGCCGGTAAGGTAATCCAGGCCTTCGGCGAGGTGGTGATCGGCGGTAACTACGTGGTTGGTATCGTGGTCTTCGCGATCTTGATGATCATCAACTTCGTCGTGGTGACCAAGGGTGCCGGGCGGATTTCCGAGGTGAGCGCGCGTTTCACCCTCGATGCGATGCCCGGTAAACAAATGGCGATCGACGCCGATTTGAACGCCGGCCTGATCGACCAGAACCAGGCCAAACTGCGCCGGGTGGAAGTGGCCCAGGAAGCCGAGTTCTACGGCTCAATGGACGGTGCCAGCAAATTCGTGCGCGGTGACGCCATCGCCGGTTTGCTGATTCTGTTCATCAACCTGATCGGCGGCATGGCGGTCGGTATCTTCCAGCACGGCATGACCTTCGGCGACGCCGGCCGGGTGTACGCCTTGCTGACCATCGGTGACGGTTTGGTGGCGCAATTGCCATCACTGCTGTTATCGACAGCGGCGGCGATCATGGTGACCCGTGCGTCCGGTTCGGAAGACATGGGCAAGCAGATCAATCGCCAGATGTTCGCCTCGCCCAAAGCGTTGGCCGTGGCGGCTGGTTTGATGGCGGTGATGGGCCTGGTGCCCGGCATGCCGCACTTCTCCTTTCTGTCCATGGCCGCGTTGGCGGCCGGTGGTGCGTACCTGTTCTGGAAGAAGCAGAACGTCGTCAAGGTTCAGGCCCTGCAAGAGGTCAAGCGTCAGCAAGAGCTGCTGCCATCGCCGGCCCGTGCCATGGAAACCAAGGAGCTGGGCTGGGACGATGTGACGCCGATCGACATGATCGGCCTGGAAGTCGGCTATCGCCTGATTCCGCTGGTGGATCGCAACCAGGGTGGTCAGTTGCTGGCGCGGATCAAGGGTGTGCGCAAGAAGCTGTCCCAGGACCTGGGCTTCCTGATGCCGACTGTGCATATTCGTGACAACCTCGACCTGGCGCCGAGTGCTTACCGCCTGACCCTGATGGGCGTGATCCTGGCCGAAGCCGAGATTTACCCGGATCGCGAACTGGCGATCAACCCGGGGCAAGTCTACGGCACGCTCAACGGCATAACCGCCAAAGATCCGGCTTTTGGCCTGGAAGCGGTGTGGATCGAAATCAGCCAGCGTGCCCAGGCACAATCGCTTGGTTACACCGTCGTGGATGCCAGCACGGTCGTGGCGACGCACTTGAACCAGATTCTGTACAAGCACTCCAGCGAGTTGATCGGTCACGAAGAAGTCCAGCAACTCATGCAATTGCTGGCCAAAAGCTCACCGAAGCTGGCTGAAGAGCTGGTGCCGGGCGTGGTGTCGCTGTCGCAGCTGCTCAAAGTGCTTCAAGCGTTGCTGGCCGAACAGGTGCCCGTGCGGGACATTCGCAGCATCGCCGAGGCCATCGCCAACAATGCGGCCAAGAGTCAAGATACTGCCGCTTTGGTGGCTGCGGTGCGCGTCGGCGTTTCCCGCGCAATCGTCCAAAGCATTGTAGGCACTGACTCCGAGCTACCAGTTATCACGCTGGAGCCAAGGTTGGAACAAATATTGCTCAATAGTCTTCAGAAGGCAGGACAAGGCTCGGAAGAGGGCGTTCTGCTGGAGCCAAGCATGGCTGAGAAGCTGCAGCGTTCGTTGATCGATGCGGCGCAGCGTCAGGAAATGCAAGGTCAACCGGTGATTCTGCTGGTGGCCGGTCCGGTTCGCGCGATGCTTTCGCGATTCGGCCGACTGGCAGTCCCGGGTTTGCATGTGTTGGCTTATCAGGAAATTCCTGACAACAAGCAAGTGACCATCGTTGCGACAGTAGGGCCCAACGGCTGA
- the flhF gene encoding flagellar biosynthesis protein FlhF codes for MQVKRFFAADMRQAMKLVRDELGADAAIIGNRRIAGGVELTAALDYKLSALAPRVPNMELEDELRKTQSRIVTAQAELSLRGEGETEGDKTTNRQLFAGLPLTAAEPLIEPTYAEPRRSAPAPAPAAGGVDPRAFDSMRFELNSLRELMEVQLGSLAWNQLQGSRPAQASLWRRLQRIGLSGPLSRDLLAMITDIDEPRQAWRMLLAHLARMIATPEVEPLEEGGVIAMVGPAGMGKTTTLAKLAARYVLKYGAQNIALVSMDSYRIGAQEQLKTLGRILNVSVTHVDPGQSLVQALDPLLRKRVVLIDTAGLQASDPALRMQLESLAGRGIKSKNYLVLATTSQKQVLTAAYHSYKRCGLAGCILTKLDETASLGEVLSLAISHELPVAYLTDGPRIPDDLHLPRRHQLVSRAVSVQMQEEPSEEAMADMFADIYHSPTRQVG; via the coding sequence ATGCAAGTTAAGCGTTTTTTCGCCGCCGATATGCGTCAGGCCATGAAACTGGTTCGTGATGAGCTGGGCGCTGATGCCGCCATTATTGGCAATCGCCGGATCGCCGGTGGTGTCGAGCTGACGGCTGCGCTGGATTACAAATTGTCGGCGCTGGCCCCGCGTGTTCCGAACATGGAACTCGAGGATGAGCTGCGCAAGACCCAGTCGCGGATCGTCACCGCCCAGGCCGAATTGAGCCTGCGTGGCGAAGGCGAAACCGAAGGCGACAAGACCACCAATCGCCAGTTGTTCGCCGGCCTGCCATTGACCGCTGCCGAGCCGCTGATCGAACCGACCTACGCCGAGCCTCGTCGCTCCGCGCCAGCCCCGGCACCCGCCGCTGGCGGTGTGGACCCACGGGCTTTCGATTCGATGCGTTTCGAGCTCAACAGCCTGCGCGAGCTGATGGAAGTGCAACTCGGCTCCCTGGCCTGGAATCAGCTGCAAGGCAGTCGTCCGGCCCAGGCCAGTCTCTGGCGTCGCCTGCAACGCATCGGCCTGTCCGGCCCGTTGTCCCGCGATTTGCTGGCGATGATTACCGACATTGACGAACCTCGTCAGGCCTGGCGCATGTTGCTGGCGCACCTGGCGCGGATGATCGCCACACCGGAAGTCGAGCCACTGGAAGAGGGCGGCGTGATTGCCATGGTCGGCCCGGCCGGCATGGGCAAGACCACCACCCTGGCCAAGCTCGCGGCCCGCTACGTGCTCAAATACGGCGCGCAAAACATCGCGCTGGTGAGCATGGACAGCTACCGTATCGGTGCTCAGGAACAATTGAAGACCCTGGGCCGGATCCTCAACGTGTCGGTAACTCACGTCGATCCGGGCCAATCGCTGGTGCAGGCGCTGGATCCATTGTTGCGCAAGCGCGTGGTGCTGATCGATACCGCGGGCCTTCAGGCCAGCGATCCGGCCCTGCGCATGCAGCTCGAAAGCCTGGCTGGACGTGGCATCAAGTCAAAAAACTATCTGGTTCTGGCAACCACCAGCCAGAAACAGGTTCTAACGGCCGCTTATCACAGTTACAAGCGCTGCGGGCTAGCTGGCTGCATCCTGACTAAACTGGATGAAACGGCAAGTCTGGGCGAGGTGTTGAGCCTGGCGATCAGTCATGAATTGCCGGTGGCTTACCTGACCGATGGCCCGCGTATTCCAGATGATTTGCATCTGCCGCGTCGTCATCAGTTGGTCAGTCGCGCCGTAAGCGTGCAAATGCAGGAAGAACCCAGCGAAGAAGCCATGGCTGACATGTTCGCTGATATTTACCACAGCCCGACCAGGCAGGTTGGCTGA
- the fleN gene encoding flagellar synthesis regulator FleN: MGSMHPVQVIAVTGGKGGVGKTNVSVNLSLALAELGRRVMLLDADLGLANVDVLLGLTPKRTLADVIEGRCELRDVLLQGPGGIRIVPAASGTQSMVHLSPAQHAGLIQAFSDIGDNLDVLVIDTAAGIGDSVVSFVRAAQEVLLVVCDEPTSITDAYALIKLLNRDYGMNRFRVLANMAQSPQEGRNLFAKLTKVTDRFLDVALQYVGAVPYDESVRKAVQKQRAVYEAFPRSKCALAFKAIAQKVDTWPLPANPRGHLEFFVERLVQQTAGPVL; this comes from the coding sequence ATGGGCAGCATGCATCCCGTACAGGTGATCGCGGTGACCGGCGGCAAAGGTGGCGTCGGGAAGACTAACGTGTCAGTGAACTTGTCCCTGGCTCTAGCTGAGCTCGGCCGGCGCGTCATGCTGCTGGACGCCGATCTGGGGCTGGCGAACGTCGACGTCCTGCTAGGGCTGACACCCAAACGTACCCTGGCCGACGTGATCGAAGGCCGCTGTGAGCTGCGCGACGTTCTGTTGCAAGGCCCCGGCGGTATCCGCATCGTCCCGGCCGCGTCCGGCACACAGAGCATGGTTCATTTGAGCCCGGCCCAACACGCCGGCCTGATCCAGGCCTTCAGCGATATCGGCGACAACCTCGACGTCTTGGTGATCGACACCGCTGCGGGTATTGGTGACTCGGTAGTCAGTTTCGTTCGCGCAGCGCAGGAAGTCTTGCTGGTGGTCTGCGACGAGCCGACCTCGATCACGGATGCCTACGCGCTGATCAAACTGCTGAACCGCGATTACGGCATGAACCGTTTCCGCGTCCTGGCCAATATGGCCCAGAGCCCGCAGGAAGGTCGCAACCTGTTCGCCAAGTTGACCAAGGTCACGGACCGCTTCCTCGACGTCGCCCTACAATACGTTGGCGCGGTGCCTTACGACGAAAGCGTGCGCAAGGCTGTGCAGAAGCAGCGCGCCGTCTACGAAGCCTTCCCGCGTTCCAAGTGCGCCCTGGCGTTCAAGGCAATCGCGCAGAAGGTCGACACCTGGCCGTTACCTGCCAACCCGCGTGGGCACCTGGAGTTTTTCGTCGAGCGCCTCGTGCAACAGACCGCAGGACCCGTCCTATGA
- the fliA gene encoding RNA polymerase sigma factor FliA yields the protein MTASGYNLYKKSARDAQYELIERYAPLVKRIAYHLLARLPASVQVEDLIQAGMIGLLEVSTKYDASKGASFETYAGIRIRGAMLDEVRKGDWAPRSVHRNTRMVSDAIRSIEAKTGRDAKDHEVAAELQLSLDDYYGILNDTLGSRLFSFDDLLQDGEHEGLHEDGASAHLEPSRDLEDERFQAALADAIANLPERERLVLALYYDEELNLKEIGEVLGVSESRVSQLHSQCAARLRGRLGEWRAR from the coding sequence ATGACAGCCAGTGGCTACAACCTCTACAAGAAGTCGGCACGTGACGCGCAGTACGAGCTGATCGAGCGTTACGCGCCACTGGTCAAACGCATTGCTTACCACTTGCTGGCCCGTCTGCCGGCCAGTGTTCAGGTTGAAGACCTGATCCAGGCCGGGATGATCGGCCTGCTTGAAGTATCGACCAAATATGACGCCAGCAAAGGCGCGAGTTTCGAGACGTACGCGGGCATTCGAATCCGTGGCGCGATGCTCGATGAAGTACGCAAGGGGGACTGGGCGCCACGTTCGGTCCACCGCAATACCCGGATGGTCAGCGACGCAATTCGCTCGATTGAAGCTAAAACCGGTCGTGACGCTAAAGATCATGAGGTTGCGGCCGAACTCCAATTGAGTCTCGATGATTATTACGGGATTTTGAACGACACCCTGGGCAGCCGGTTATTCAGTTTCGACGATCTGTTGCAGGACGGCGAACACGAAGGGCTGCACGAGGATGGCGCGAGTGCACATCTGGAGCCGTCACGCGATCTGGAAGATGAACGCTTCCAGGCAGCGCTGGCGGACGCGATTGCCAATTTGCCGGAGCGTGAGCGACTGGTGTTGGCGCTGTACTACGACGAAGAGCTGAACCTCAAGGAAATCGGTGAGGTCCTGGGGGTCAGCGAATCGCGGGTCAGCCAGTTACATAGCCAGTGCGCGGCCCGTTTGCGGGGGCGTTTGGGGGAGTGGCGAGCGCGCTGA
- a CDS encoding chemotaxis response regulator CheY, with amino-acid sequence MKILIVDDFSTMRRIIKNLLRDLGFTNTVEADDGITAIPVLNSGSIDFLVTDWNMPGMTGIDLLRHVRADEKLKHLPVLMVTAEAKREQIIEAAQAGVNGYVVKPFTAQALKDKIEKIFERIG; translated from the coding sequence ATGAAAATCCTCATCGTTGATGACTTCTCAACGATGCGGCGGATCATAAAAAACCTGTTGCGTGACCTTGGGTTCACCAACACGGTCGAGGCTGACGATGGCATCACTGCGATCCCGGTCCTCAACAGCGGCAGCATCGACTTTCTGGTAACGGACTGGAACATGCCTGGCATGACCGGCATCGATCTGCTGCGCCACGTGCGCGCGGATGAAAAGCTCAAGCACCTGCCAGTGCTGATGGTCACCGCTGAAGCCAAGCGCGAGCAGATCATCGAAGCGGCCCAGGCCGGTGTTAACGGCTATGTGGTCAAACCCTTCACGGCCCAGGCGTTGAAAGACAAAATCGAAAAGATTTTCGAACGCATCGGTTGA
- a CDS encoding protein phosphatase CheZ codes for MDNNESSQGDFESTLKKHAVELVNSLEKGRFGDAVQLIHELNQTRDRGLYQEVGKLTRELHSAIVNFQIDPNMPQAEEVSQITDATERLGYVVKLTEAAANRTMDLVENATPLINSLSEEAQSLSTDWGRFMRREVGAEEFRELARRVDGFLTRSSEDNRTVSSNLNDILLAQDYQDLTGQVIKRVTQLVTEVESNLLKLVLMASQVDRFAGIEHDRDAMLAEKDPQKHLSQGEGPQIHADKREDVVSGQDDVDDLLSSLGF; via the coding sequence ATGGACAATAACGAATCTTCACAGGGCGATTTTGAATCGACCCTGAAAAAACACGCGGTCGAATTGGTCAACAGCCTTGAAAAGGGCAGGTTCGGCGACGCGGTGCAACTGATCCATGAGCTCAATCAGACCCGTGACCGCGGCCTGTATCAGGAAGTGGGCAAGCTCACTCGCGAGCTGCATAGCGCGATCGTCAATTTCCAGATTGACCCGAACATGCCGCAAGCCGAGGAAGTGTCGCAGATCACGGACGCCACCGAGCGCCTGGGGTATGTGGTCAAGCTGACCGAGGCCGCCGCCAACCGCACCATGGACCTGGTGGAAAACGCCACGCCGCTGATCAACAGCCTGAGCGAAGAAGCCCAGTCGTTGAGCACGGATTGGGGTCGGTTCATGCGTCGCGAAGTCGGGGCTGAAGAGTTCCGCGAGCTGGCCCGGCGGGTCGACGGTTTCCTGACGCGCAGCAGCGAGGACAATCGCACGGTGTCGAGCAACCTTAACGACATTCTGCTGGCCCAGGATTACCAGGACCTCACCGGTCAAGTGATCAAGCGCGTGACCCAGTTGGTCACCGAAGTTGAAAGCAACCTGCTCAAACTCGTGCTCATGGCCAGTCAGGTAGACCGCTTTGCGGGTATCGAACATGACCGTGATGCGATGCTCGCTGAAAAAGATCCGCAAAAACATCTCTCTCAGGGTGAAGGTCCGCAGATTCATGCCGATAAAAGAGAAGACGTTGTGTCCGGTCAGGACGATGTGGACGATTTGTTATCCAGCCTAGGATTTTAG
- a CDS encoding chemotaxis protein CheA — translation MSFGADEEILQDFLVEAGEILEQLSEQLVELESRPDDADLLNAIFRGFHTVKGGAGFLQLNELVECCHIAENVFDILRKGERRVDSELMDVVLEALDAVNSMFTEVRERSPITAATPELLAALARLAEPQTADEAAPVAEVVEAPAAEESGDITDNEFEQLLDSLNAVKAQAEAPAAAPVAAADSAASDEITDAEFESLLDQLHGKGQFAVDAVAAPAAPAAPKAAGDSSDITDDEFEALLDQLHGKGNFAVEALESAIAAVPAPAAPTAKAAGGDLISDHEFESLLDELHGKGKFTEVGTGAAVAAPAAKAAAPKPVAKAPEPKAEAPKPAAAAAPAPARAPSAPPPEKPASEAETTVRVDTARLDEIMNMVGELVLVRNRLVRLGLNSGDEAMSKAVSNLDVVTADLQTAVMKTRMQPIKKVFGRFPRLVRDLARQLKKEINLELVGEETDLDKNLVEALADPLVHLVRNSVDHGIEEPAEREAMGKPRSGKVILSAEQEGDHILLSISDDGKGMDADVLRGIAVKKGLMDKDAADRLSESDCFNLIFAPGFSTKTEISDVSGRGVGMDVVKTKIAQLNGTINIYSTKGKGSKIVIKVPLTLAIMPTLMVMLGNQAFAFPLVNVNEIFHLDLSRTNVVDGQEVVIVRDKALPLFYLKRWLVSSAAHEEQREGHVVILSVGTQRIGFVVDQLVGQEEVVIKPLGKMLQGTPGMSGATITGDGRIALILDVPSMLKRYAARRI, via the coding sequence ATGAGCTTCGGCGCCGATGAAGAGATCCTTCAGGATTTCCTGGTTGAGGCCGGCGAGATTCTAGAGCAACTGTCCGAACAGCTGGTCGAGCTGGAAAGCCGACCGGATGATGCGGATTTGCTCAATGCAATTTTTCGCGGTTTTCACACTGTAAAAGGGGGCGCCGGCTTCCTCCAGCTCAACGAGCTGGTGGAGTGCTGTCACATCGCCGAGAACGTGTTCGACATCCTGCGCAAGGGTGAACGTCGCGTCGACTCGGAACTGATGGACGTGGTTCTCGAAGCGCTGGACGCGGTGAACAGCATGTTCACCGAAGTGCGCGAACGCAGCCCTATCACGGCTGCCACGCCTGAATTGCTCGCGGCACTGGCCCGTCTGGCCGAGCCGCAAACGGCTGATGAAGCCGCACCGGTGGCTGAAGTGGTCGAAGCACCGGCCGCTGAAGAATCGGGCGACATCACCGATAACGAATTCGAGCAACTGCTGGACTCGCTGAACGCCGTCAAGGCTCAAGCCGAAGCACCGGCAGCTGCTCCAGTGGCTGCTGCGGATTCCGCGGCCAGCGACGAAATCACCGATGCCGAGTTCGAGTCGTTGCTCGATCAATTGCACGGCAAAGGCCAGTTCGCTGTCGACGCAGTGGCAGCGCCCGCTGCACCGGCTGCCCCGAAAGCGGCAGGCGACAGCTCCGACATCACCGACGACGAATTCGAAGCATTGCTCGACCAGTTGCACGGCAAGGGCAACTTTGCGGTAGAGGCGCTGGAATCGGCCATTGCCGCCGTACCTGCGCCGGCTGCGCCAACCGCTAAAGCGGCTGGTGGCGATCTGATCTCCGATCACGAGTTCGAGTCGCTGCTCGACGAATTGCACGGCAAAGGCAAATTCACCGAAGTCGGTACAGGTGCAGCGGTCGCTGCTCCAGCCGCCAAGGCTGCGGCGCCGAAACCGGTTGCCAAGGCGCCCGAGCCTAAGGCCGAAGCGCCGAAGCCAGCGGCTGCCGCTGCACCGGCTCCAGCCCGTGCACCGTCCGCGCCACCACCGGAAAAACCGGCCAGTGAAGCCGAGACCACCGTGCGGGTTGATACCGCGCGTCTCGACGAAATCATGAACATGGTCGGCGAACTGGTTCTGGTGCGTAACCGCCTGGTCCGTCTGGGCCTCAACAGCGGCGACGAAGCCATGTCCAAGGCCGTGTCGAACCTAGACGTGGTCACGGCCGACTTGCAGACCGCGGTCATGAAGACCCGGATGCAACCGATCAAGAAAGTCTTCGGGCGCTTCCCGCGTCTGGTTCGCGACCTGGCTCGCCAGCTCAAGAAAGAGATCAACCTGGAGCTGGTCGGCGAAGAAACCGACCTCGACAAGAACCTCGTCGAGGCCCTGGCCGACCCGCTGGTCCACTTGGTGCGCAACTCGGTCGACCACGGTATTGAAGAGCCGGCCGAACGCGAAGCGATGGGCAAGCCTCGCAGCGGCAAGGTGATCCTGTCCGCTGAGCAGGAAGGCGACCACATCCTGCTGTCCATCTCCGATGACGGCAAAGGCATGGACGCTGACGTTCTGCGCGGCATCGCCGTGAAGAAAGGCTTGATGGACAAGGATGCAGCCGATCGCCTCAGCGAGTCCGATTGCTTCAACCTGATCTTCGCGCCGGGTTTCTCGACCAAGACCGAAATTTCCGATGTCTCCGGACGCGGCGTGGGCATGGACGTGGTGAAAACCAAAATCGCCCAGCTCAACGGCACCATCAATATCTATTCGACCAAGGGCAAGGGCTCGAAGATCGTCATCAAGGTCCCGTTGACCCTGGCGATCATGCCGACGCTGATGGTCATGCTCGGCAACCAGGCGTTCGCGTTCCCGCTGGTGAACGTCAACGAGATCTTCCACCTCGACCTGTCGCGCACCAACGTGGTGGACGGCCAGGAAGTGGTGATCGTGCGGGACAAGGCACTGCCATTGTTCTACCTCAAGCGCTGGCTGGTCAGCTCCGCCGCTCACGAAGAGCAGCGCGAGGGCCACGTGGTGATCCTTTCGGTGGGCACTCAGCGGATCGGCTTCGTCGTCGACCAGTTGGTGGGCCAGGAAGAAGTGGTCATCAAGCCATTGGGCAAAATGCTCCAGGGAACCCCGGGCATGTCGGGCGCCACCATCACCGGTGACGGTCGCATTGCGCTGATTCTCGATGTACCGAGCATGCTCAAGCGTTACGCCGCACGGCGTATTTGA
- a CDS encoding chemotaxis response regulator protein-glutamate methylesterase, with amino-acid sequence MAVKVLVVDDSGFFRRRVSEILSADPNIQVVGTATNGKEAIDQALALKPDVITMDYEMPMMDGITAVRHIMQRCPTPVLMFSSLTHEGARVTLDALDAGAVDFLPKNFEDISRNPDKVKQLLCEKILSISRSNRRANTYSAPAPVAAPAPTPAPSSVSSYGSSTPARPAAAPIPARSYAPASSGPSSPAPKRKAYKLVAIGTSTGGPVALQRVLTQLPANFPAPIVLIQHMPAAFTKAFAERLDKLCRISVKEAEDGDILRPGLALLAPGGKQMMIDGRGAVKILPGDERLNYKPCVDITFGSAAKSYGDKVLAVVLTGMGADGREGARLLKQGGSAIWAQDEASCVIYGMPMAIVKADLADAIYGLDDIGRHLVEACI; translated from the coding sequence ATGGCAGTCAAAGTCCTGGTGGTGGACGATTCGGGGTTTTTCCGCCGCCGCGTCTCGGAAATTCTTTCAGCGGATCCGAATATCCAGGTCGTCGGTACGGCGACCAACGGAAAAGAGGCGATCGATCAGGCGCTGGCCCTCAAGCCAGACGTGATCACCATGGACTACGAGATGCCGATGATGGATGGCATCACGGCGGTGCGGCACATCATGCAGCGCTGCCCGACCCCGGTATTGATGTTCTCCTCGCTGACCCATGAAGGCGCCCGGGTAACCCTCGATGCGCTGGACGCAGGCGCAGTGGATTTCCTGCCGAAGAATTTCGAAGACATCTCCCGTAACCCGGATAAGGTCAAGCAACTGCTGTGCGAGAAGATTCTCAGCATCTCGCGCAGTAACCGTCGTGCCAACACCTACAGCGCACCGGCTCCTGTCGCCGCGCCAGCCCCGACGCCTGCGCCTTCGAGCGTCAGCAGTTACGGCAGCAGCACGCCTGCGCGTCCGGCAGCGGCACCGATTCCGGCGCGTAGCTACGCCCCGGCATCGTCGGGCCCGTCGTCGCCCGCGCCAAAACGCAAAGCCTACAAACTGGTGGCCATCGGCACGTCCACGGGCGGCCCGGTTGCCTTGCAGCGGGTGTTGACCCAGTTGCCGGCCAACTTCCCGGCCCCGATCGTGCTGATCCAGCACATGCCGGCCGCCTTCACCAAGGCTTTCGCCGAACGGCTGGACAAGCTTTGCCGCATCAGCGTCAAGGAAGCCGAGGATGGCGACATCCTGCGTCCGGGCCTGGCGCTGCTGGCGCCGGGTGGCAAGCAAATGATGATCGATGGCCGTGGCGCGGTGAAAATCCTGCCGGGCGACGAGCGTCTGAACTACAAACCGTGCGTGGACATTACCTTCGGTTCCGCCGCCAAGTCCTACGGCGACAAAGTTCTGGCGGTCGTACTGACCGGCATGGGCGCCGACGGTCGTGAAGGCGCGCGCCTGCTCAAGCAGGGCGGCAGTGCGATTTGGGCACAGGATGAAGCCAGCTGCGTGATCTACGGCATGCCGATGGCGATCGTCAAAGCAGACCTCGCCGACGCGATCTACGGCCTGGACGATATTGGCAGACACTTGGTCGAGGCCTGTATCTGA
- a CDS encoding flagellar motor protein translates to MDVLSLIGIIMAFVAIIGGNYLEGGHLGALANGPAALIVIGGTVGAALLQSPMSAFKRAMQIVGWILFPPRVDLAGGIDRVVNWSLTARKEGLLGLEGVADAEPDSYSRKGLQLLVDGAEPEAIRSILEVDFYTQESRDIEAAKVFESMGGYAPTIGIIGAVMGLIHVMGNLADPSQLGSGIAVAFVATIYGVASANLVLLPVAAKLKSVALRQSRYREMLLEGILSIAEGENPRSIELKLQGFMD, encoded by the coding sequence ATGGATGTTTTAAGCCTTATCGGGATCATCATGGCGTTTGTCGCCATCATTGGCGGCAATTACCTTGAAGGCGGTCACCTCGGCGCATTGGCCAACGGCCCGGCGGCACTGATCGTAATCGGTGGGACCGTCGGCGCGGCGTTGCTGCAATCGCCGATGAGCGCTTTCAAGCGTGCCATGCAAATCGTTGGCTGGATTCTGTTTCCGCCGCGCGTTGACCTGGCCGGCGGTATCGACCGTGTCGTCAACTGGAGCCTGACCGCGCGCAAGGAAGGGCTGCTCGGTCTGGAAGGGGTGGCCGATGCCGAACCTGACAGTTATTCGCGCAAAGGTCTGCAACTGCTGGTGGACGGCGCTGAGCCGGAAGCGATTCGCAGCATTCTGGAAGTGGATTTCTACACCCAGGAATCCCGCGACATCGAAGCGGCCAAAGTGTTTGAAAGCATGGGCGGTTACGCGCCGACCATCGGCATCATCGGTGCGGTAATGGGCCTGATCCATGTCATGGGCAACCTGGCCGATCCGTCGCAACTGGGCAGCGGCATCGCCGTCGCCTTCGTCGCCACCATCTACGGCGTGGCCAGTGCCAACCTGGTGTTGCTGCCGGTTGCCGCCAAGCTCAAGTCCGTTGCCTTGCGCCAGTCGCGTTATCGCGAAATGTTGCTGGAAGGGATCCTGTCGATCGCCGAAGGTGAAAACCCTCGCTCTATTGAGTTGAAGCTTCAGGGCTTCATGGATTGA